Proteins co-encoded in one Cinclus cinclus chromosome Z, bCinCin1.1, whole genome shotgun sequence genomic window:
- the TMEM171 gene encoding transmembrane protein 171, whose protein sequence is MYPVAVPVPGDEGSNDQHGKLIFFLFVFGAVLLCAGFLLSVFILQSCPSGSFSDCNEVLKAAGPVLAVTGLVCVLLARSRARTYIRQRQLQNEQVYSLVFCRGNCQFAQFLIFGFLFLTSGMLISILGIWVPGCSPGWHMIQFNHTGTADMDLQGCGFLSLQIMGPLIVLTGLCFFVIAHVKKKQNLNLSQESCESEVHAHSPESFQVTVGDAVMVFPPPPPSYFADPMSPTVTRCLMSSVLPTSENPPPYHSIFNDGAQLADDERTVAVRDYESIYTISGSSSPSDILPMLYLSSESPPKYEEKVSITNNECSPSSSSSFSSISLATSDASL, encoded by the exons ATGTATCCAGTGGCTGTTCCTGTGCCAGGAGATGAAGGAAGTAATGATCAACATgggaaacttatttttttcctttttgtttttggagctgtgttgctctgtgctggattccttctttcagtttttattcTCCAGTCATGTCCATCTGGAAGCTTCAGTGACTGTAACGAGGTCCTAAAGGCTGCTGGGCCAGTGCTGGCTGTAACTGGACTGGTTTGTGTTTTACTGGCACGATCAAGGGCCAGGACTTATATAAGACAAAGACAATTGCAGAATGAGCAGGTGTACAGCCTTGTTTTTTGTCGTGGGAACTGTCAGTTTGCCCAGTTTCTTATATTTGGATTCCTGTTTTTAACTAGTGGAATGTTAATTAGCATCCTGGGCATTTGGGTTCCTGGttgcagccctggctggcaTATGATACAGTTCAACCACACTGGCACTGCTGACATGGACCTCCAGGGCTGTGGATTCCTGTCACTTCAAATCATGGGACCTTTGATTGTGCTCACTGGGTTGTGTTTCTTTGTGATAGCTCAtgttaaaaagaagcaaaacttaAATCTCAGCCAAGAATCCTGTGAAAGTGAAGTACATGCTCACAGCCCTGAATCTTTTCAGGTTACAGTAG GTGATGCTGTGATGGTATTCCCACCCCCACCACCTTCTTATTTTGCTGACCCTATGTCACCAACTGTGACACGTTGTCTTATGTCAAGTGTTTTGCCTACAAGTGAAAATCCTCCACCATACCACTCTATCTTCAATGATGG AGCACAACTTGCTGATGATGAAAGAACTGTTGCTGTTAGAGACTATGAATCCATATATACAATTTCTGGAAGCAGCTCACCTTCAGATATTTTACCAATGCTATACCTTTCTTCTGAATCACCAccaaaatatgaagaaaaagtGTCAATAACAAATAATGAATGTTCGCCATCTTCTTCCTCATCTTTTTCATCTATTTCCTTAGCCACATCTGACGCCAGCTTGTAA
- the TMEM174 gene encoding transmembrane protein 174, with the protein MEQNNNNIEDFSLNVFSVTPCQPNRSDALVSDGDKAGTTLLFSGVFLGLVGITFTVMGWIKYDGITHLEWTQLLGPILLSVGVTFILIAVCKFNMLTCKPCKERDENASELDQTASRQSFVFTGINQPITFHGATVVQYIPPPYPSQEGAAVSPGYLHPVLSCCGAVPPSTSPILTTRSPHFCPAYTLDNPAFTGDENYTTYPAENSRNQRSEDSSDEPEGLLEDYTCNNLSPPRYEEIYPLSS; encoded by the exons ATGGAGCAGAACAACAACAATATAGAAGATTTCTCCTTGAATGTCTTTTCTGTCACTCCTTGTCAGCCAAACAGATCTGATGCCCTCGTGTCAGATGGGGATAAAGCTGGCACCACTCTGCTCTTTTCAGGTGTGTTTTTGGGACTGGTGGGGATCACTTTCACTGTGATGGGATGGATAAAATATGATGGCATTACTCACCTGGAGTGGACTCAGTTACTAGGGCCTATTCTGCTGTCTGTCGGGGTGACTTTTATTCTGATTGCTGTTTGTAAATTTAACATGCTTACGTGCAAGCCCTGTAAAGAAAGAGACGAAAATGCATCGGAACTTGACCAGACTGCAAGCAGACAGTCCTTTGTCTTCACCGGCATTAACCAGCCTATAACTTTCCATGGTGCCACAGTGGTACAGTACATCCCTCCGCCATATCCATCCCAGGAAGGCGCTGCTGTGAGTCCTGGCTACCTTCACCCAGTGCTCAGCTGCTGCGGGGCTGTTCCCCCCAGCACCTCACCGATTCTCACCACGAGGTCTCCTCACTTCTGCCCTGCCTACACCCTGGATAACCCAGCTTTTACTGGGGATGAGAACTACACTACTTATCCTGCAGAGAATTCCAGGAATCAGAG GTCAGAAGACAGTTCTGATGAACCAGAAGGACTGCTGGAAGACTATACCTGTAATAACTTGTCACCTCCACGTTATGAGGAAATATACCCTCTGTCTTCATAA